The Coffea arabica cultivar ET-39 chromosome 2c, Coffea Arabica ET-39 HiFi, whole genome shotgun sequence genome includes the window AGGTTAGATAGTGCTTTTTTCTGAATTAAATTTAGAagtgatttaatttctcaatgaaATTTAAGGTTACATATTAGCTAAACATGAAAATGCCTCTTTTCGTGTGACGATGACCAAGAGGCACTAAAGGGGTTTCCACTTTCTGGTTTACCACAAGAACGACTTGTGATGTCAAAGGTGATACCAGAAGTTTACATTCACCTCCACCAGAAAGAATGTTAAGAGCAAAGTAACGTTCTCCAAAAATAACTGTATCTCTCATTTGTCTTAATTGCAGTGCTTTTCCAGTAAATTGCTCTCAAGCAACTATTAACCAAATTACCGACCCCATCTTACAGCAACATGACATGTTTGAGAAGGTTTTAGTCTTACCTTTCAAGCACACCTGGTTTTGCAAGTTCTTGTTGGATTTTCTTTGTTCCTGCCAGATGATAGGCAATAGAAGGGCACTTGATTGCGGAAGATTGCTCCATCAGTAGCCTAGCTCTCCATTCCTATCATAAGATGTACCGAAAATAAATCAATAACATCAACAAGCTACATACATAAAATAAGACTTCTCAACGAGAGTAAGCAATACAATGATACGAGCCGCGACCTCAAGTTCGTAAGATGaagtgttttaaaaaaataaataaacaccaAGTTGGATGCAGAATCAAGTAACACGTGATAACCACATCAAACACaacaaatatacatatatatatctgtgtgtgtgtgtgtgtgtgtgtgtcccCTTAACAGCCAAACATTTTCACATTTGGACCAATGTATATTGAGATAAGCAATAGTCGACGAAAACTCATagggtaaaaatatcagcagcACAAGCATGAAGCATCTGTACTCACAAACTCTGAAGGATAATCAGTCGGTGCATACCCAGCTCTGAAATAGACGACTGCAACCGCTTCACCTCCTCTGCAATGTCCAAGAATTTGACTTTTTCAGACAAGAGCCACAAGTTGATGTAACACTGATAATTGTACTTTTGTTCCTTAAGATACATACACAAGAAGTGTTCCATCTGCCTGAAGCTCTCCTGTTGCATCGATTTCTGCTAAACTCTTCCTAATAGTTGTTATTTGATATGTGTCAACAAGTTATGGAAACGCATTCTAGGGTAACATATCAATATTCAGCTATAACAACTTGCATCTATGGATTTTAGGACAAAGTACCAACTAGAAGTAAAATAGATCTGAAAATAACCTTGTCATAAATGATAGAATAGAAAAGGATATTGTTCCTTGAGTACTGCACATAGCCAATGTTGGTCATACATGTTGCGTTCTTCAGGTTGAACCACAACCATAATTACAGCCCTGTACAGAACTTTTAAGTTAGTCGCAGATTGTGTGACCCAACAATAGCAGCTTGAGAACAATAacaataaatttattaaaaccaAACCTTGGGTTATTATATTCAGTCCAAGCTTTGGCTAAAGCTTCAGCAAATCCATTTACAGCATTATTTCTGGGAACTCTTTCAGGATCTAGTAACAGGTGTTCTCTAAATTGAAGAAGTAACAATCTGCGCACAGGAAGAAGGATGAAAGAATCTCAATCTGGACTGCTAAAATTAGCacacaaagttttgttttcttcataattatttttatccCTTAATCATCTGTATCTCTGGACAgactttttcttttcacttaaTTTCTCATGAATACACACACATTGTGTGACAATACAAGCCAGCTAGAACATAGGCTCATTTTAGGTATAACCCCCCAAATCAAGAGTATTCAGCTAAATATTCAAGCAAAGACCTTCTTCTCCTTTATTAGACTACTATCACCAAACATCAAAGTAATGAGGGCTTCCACCCCCAAATGATTTATATGTGAACGAGGTTTCCTCATCTAATTAGTCAATTGTTGTACTCAATGTCCCCCAGGTACACCCTTTTTGCATGTCCATTAGCAAATGCCAATGTTTAAATAAGTAATGACCATCATAACACCTCATGCATTTTCTCTAATAGAAATAGAATACAAGAAGATGATTATGAGCTGATTATTTCATTAATAATCATATTAGAAAAATATGCATCCCAGCCAACAATTTGATAAATGTCACTGATGCATAAAAATCTTCATTGCTGTAGCCTTAGAACATTGCAAGAAGACAGCAATTGTCAAACGAATAAAAATGAGTCAAGTTTGATTTGTTATAAAACTTTGGGTGGAGTGAAGGTTCCTTTCATTATAAAACTGAACTTGATCACATTTTGACATTCACTAAATCACGTGAGATTTTCATCAGCAAATGTACTAGAAGATTTCCTTTGTCAGTGCTAAAAAGTTAGTGAAACCAATTGCAAATAAACATCCTACAACTGAAAATTAAAGCTATTTCACTTCCTTTGACAATAGAGGATAAGCAAATAGAAAGACATACAAAGCACTCCATTGATGTGCTTTCAACTAATCAAAAATGTAAATACCTAAAACCTTCAGTGTAAACAATTGCAGTGGCATTTGCTGAGCAATTTTGAAATGCAAGAATCATTAAAATCCAGAATAACATAAACACAGAGAGAGAAGGCAAGAACAAGTAACAATTGATAACCTGTGAAGCTCACTGACAAGACAACTCAGCCCGGGAAAAGATGATGAAATTGTGTTAAGCTCTATCTGAAGAAGTAATTTGGTTTGTTCATCTAACATGTAATCTGAGCGATGCAATCCCAAGCGTATGTCCTGAAGAGCAGTTTCGGTAAAAGCTAGTAAAGATGCTAACACCACAAAACAAAATATAGGAAATCTACTtttctttatcattttgcattggttagtttacaaatatcaGTTCCACTGAGATGAAATGAAGTATACAGGTAACCAAAGAACTATATTCAAAAAGTATTCCCTGCCCCTTCAATGGCAGATAAGATAATAAAATTGCACAAGGGCACAACTCAGAACAGGTAAATTTGATCACATGAAAACCCCCTCTTCCCCCTTTCCCTGTAATAAATCTGCACCCACAACCATAGATTAACATCAAGTGGAGAACTAAAGGATTTGAAACAGGGTGACCACTAAAATGTGGATCCCAAGTTAAGCATCACAAAGCTATATTAATGAGTAGCAGCAAAAATCAGAGAGAACCAACCAGCATAACAAGAGGAAGTGAAACATCAATTTCATGCAAAGGAATCTAAGTCAAATGCTATAATCAGAAGCACCTCTTTCTTATTGATCTCTAACATCTTGGAATGAATGTCCAAGAGTCTGGATGTAAATGTATCTACTTTCTTTGTCCTGCATTATTGAAACAGAAGAGGATAATTAGTTtgacaaacacacacacacacagagaaaGGAAATGTAAAGCAAAGATGACCAACTAGAAATACAGGAAACTAACAGCCTAAACAGCTACTTGTAACAGATACATAAGAATGTTGTGAGCGGAGGAGATTACCTAGATAGCGACTCCTGCAAAAAATTTCCATCCAAACTCACACGATCAACTAGTTCATTAAAAATAGGAGCTACTTCACAAGCTTGTTTCCAATGACTTTCAGGGAATGACATAGGCAACAAGGCAATTGGGGCATGAACCATTCCTACACCAGGCACTTTTCCTGATCTCTGCATTCATTAAAATACTACCAAACATCAAAATGTAGAACCATATGCATCCAATTCCAAGACTGTCCGTTGTATTCATCCTCCCCAGCAGTAACAAAGCAAATAAGTGCTATCCAATGGATAACTTTCTCGCACATAAATAAGTATAAGGATTGGATATCAACTTAAAAGACATCTTAAACAGAAACGTTCATTCAGAATGCATAATTTTAAATATCACATTAGTCAAATGCAGACATAAATAATAAACAATTAGAACAATCTAAAAGctataagaaaagaaaattagtaaACCATAAAGAAAACAACCCTTGTTCATTTGCAATCTCATCTTGTTGATCAGAATAATATGAAGAAACTAAAGCTACAATAATGcccaaaataaaacaagaatctTTTCAACAATGACCTGTGAATTTCTGTCACCAGCAACAAGGCCATGAAGTGAACTCCAGACAAGAGCATCATAAGCAATCTTTTGAACCAATTCTTGGTCAATACTATGAGGATCAAAACTGGGTTTTTGTAGAAAATCATTTCCTTTTTGGGTCTCCATCTGTTCAACAACTCTGCCACACCTCAAAAAGAAAGGAGCTGAAGATGGTGCTTTACCAATGGTTTTTTGGGCTAGTTTCCTGATATGGGTTTGCAAGAATTTAGAGGTGGGCTTGAAAAGAAGATGATTTGAATGTGATTTGTCAGAGAAAGTGCAAGTAGTTTTCGAGTTGGATATAGTGGGGCAGTAGGAGAAGGAGCAAGTGGAACTGGGAAAAGAGAAGGAGAGGGAGCTGCAAGAGGAATATCCAACACCCATTTAGGCCTTTTTAGTAAAAGCAAGAATCCATGATGAGACCCTTATCATTAATTTGTTAGTATATTTGGCAGCCCGCAGCCGCACCGTAGAATATGCAGAAGAATTTGGTTATGAATTTGGCTCTGCCGCAAACTTTACCTCAGCAGCATCTTGAATTCAGCTAGTACTTTTTAAAGGGAAAATACTTGTTCTTGATAGACGGCTCAATTGATTTCTTTCCTCTAATGGCAATTTtgatgatattttttttttggagttagCTAATTTAGATAgtaataccttttttttttcttgtcttttggtTTTTGAATGAAACTTGCTTAATGATATTGGAAAAGAattatatgcaaaaaaaaaagaaactttttttaaaaaaaaaactctaattACAAATTTTtggatgacttttttttttcatttttaatcacctttttacttGTCTTATATCATCAAAAAGTTCTGTAGTGAGTTTGAATtcgtttggattgttattttttgaaatatttgtagaaaaatatattcTAGCAGTTTGATATCTATGAGtaaagtaattgaaaaatgtacttatgaaaaagtaaaaactttttgtaaaattttttttctcaaataatATTCAACGAGAAAGGACTCATATTTCAACTTCCAAATTCTTTATTACTTCCATAGCATTCTCTTTTCCTAGACCGAATCAACTCGAAAGCTctctataattatttttttctaattcacttctcatctttttttttttttgtgaaacatTTACTTTTCCAATATGATTTTATAGTTTGCTTATACTCTTGCAtaggaattttaaaaattatttgtagacaaaaaaaaaaaatcaatctcaCTTATACTCTTGTATTTAGAAAATAGACTGACAAATGCCTTTAGAAACGAATATGAatgtccaaaaatattttgctttgaaataaatatatttttcacgGTTTTCATATGGAGTGACATTAATACTAATTGCAAAAGGCATATTGGTTTCTTGGCTAAGTTTTACTTCGATAAGAAAAGCGAAGaagagattttttttccttttttttttaaaaaaaaaaagatgaagagATTTATAATACAAGAAGGCTATCTagtctccttttctttatttttttttttactgataTCCCTATTATTACAATTAACTAGGAATGTAAATTATCCCACTTAACAAACATTAGACTTTAAAAGCGTTAGAAAAGTACATTATAATTTGTAGAGAAAATGACCTGTTTCATCCCTTacatttcgtaaaaatattcttttcgtccctcatatttaaAACGAAGCAAATTGGTCATTCACATTTAAAAATCGAAACTTTTACATCCTAGAAATAAACTCTCAGTTGTGAATCAAACCATCTAACAATCCGGTTACAAATTTTATGGGTAGAATTGGTAGATCACTCGCAAAACATATTtccaacaaataaattaaaataattaaaaaatcttAATTAAAACTCATTTGCTTCTTCAAAAGATCGAAATAGTGCTAAAGCTCTCAAGCACTAAACCCTTAGACAAATTCCTCAGTTTTGTTGCACTACGGGTTTAGTGCTTGAGAGCTTTAGCACAATTTCGTTCTTTTGAAGAAACAAATGGGTTTTAATTAAGattttttaattactttaatttatttgttagaAATATGTTTTTGCGAGTGATCTACCAATTCTACCCCCAAAATTTGTAACCAGGTTGTTAGATAGTTTGATTCACAATTGAGAGTTTATTTCTAGGATGTAAAAGCTTCAgtttttaaatgtgaaggaccaatttgcttcgttttaaatgtgagggacaaaaagaatatttttacgaaatgtgagggatgaaataGGTCATTTTCCCTAATTTGTATCACatatctttttctaattttaaatttttttctcaatGCCCCAATAAAATTACTTGACTTGGAAACTTGATTTTGAGACCTTTCACTTCAATACTATTTAATTAAATTCATATTATGCACAGTACAGACTTTTTGAAATTGACTaaaaacttgattttgacaCCTTTTACTTCAACACTGTTTCCCTATGTTCATAACCTGGACAATATGGCAGCAGTTTATGAACTGATTCCTACATTTACCATGCTGTATAAAACGAAGGACTGATTTAATTTCAATGATGTAACACATCTCACTTGACTTATGTGCTACGCAATTTATCTTTTAAATTAGAAGCCACCTTCAGAATTGACCTCAGAGGCTTTGATTCTTGATCTCCATCTTCCCTTCAAGGCAACCTTTCCAGTGATGTTCTCTTGTTGTTGATGGGGTATATCTGTTGGCGCAAAAAATCACACGTACAACGAAAGCAATTTTTAATACATATAAAAATATGTGGAAAGAGGGAAAGAAATAAACTCACAATCAAACCTccaaaattttatgagcaagATGTGTCAAATGTCACTAAATTATACCATTGTGCTAATCTAAATCActaaactattttttttagttGAAAATGTCACTGAACTAATCAAATTGTATATTTTGCTTCA containing:
- the LOC113727570 gene encoding glutathione synthetase, chloroplastic, which encodes MGVGYSSCSSLSFSFPSSTCSFSYCPTISNSKTTCTFSDKSHSNHLLFKPTSKFLQTHIRKLAQKTIGKAPSSAPFFLRCGRVVEQMETQKGNDFLQKPSFDPHSIDQELVQKIAYDALVWSSLHGLVAGDRNSQRSGKVPGVGMVHAPIALLPMSFPESHWKQACEVAPIFNELVDRVSLDGNFLQESLSRTKKVDTFTSRLLDIHSKMLEINKKEDIRLGLHRSDYMLDEQTKLLLQIELNTISSSFPGLSCLVSELHRLLLLQFREHLLLDPERVPRNNAVNGFAEALAKAWTEYNNPRAVIMVVVQPEERNMYDQHWLCAVLKEQYQITTIRKSLAEIDATGELQADGTLLVGGEAVAVVYFRAGYAPTDYPSEFEWRARLLMEQSSAIKCPSIAYHLAGTKKIQQELAKPGVLERFLENKDDISKLRRCFAGLWSLDDLQIIKDAIERPGLYVMKPQREGGGNNIYGDDVKETLLRLHMTGNQEDAAYILMQRIFPAVSPAILMRDGVSHRDQTISELGVYGAYLRNKTKVIMNDNCGYLMRTKVSSSNEGGVAAGFAVLDSIYLV